One genomic region from Zalophus californianus isolate mZalCal1 chromosome 12, mZalCal1.pri.v2, whole genome shotgun sequence encodes:
- the LOC113911770 gene encoding ATP synthase subunit f, mitochondrial-like: MASVVPVKKKKLMDVKLGELPSWILMWDFTPKGIAGAFQRGYYWYYNKYVNVKKGGVAGISMVLAAYVLFNYCPCYKELKD; encoded by the coding sequence ATGGCATCAGTTGTACcagtgaagaagaagaagctcATGGATGTGAAACTAGGAGAGCTGCCCAGCTGGATACTGATGTGGGATTTCACCCCTAAGGGCATTGCTGGAGCatttcaaagaggttactacTGGTATTACAACAAGTATGTCAATGTGAAGAAAGGGGGCGTTGCTGGGATTTCTATGGTGCTGGCAGCTTATGTGCTTTTCAACTACTGTCCTTGTTACAAGGAACTCAAAGACTAG